aaatgcaaaCGATTGTGAGGCTCTGAGGGTTTGTACTTGATATAGCGAGCCCTCATGCCAACACAAGGCCTAGAAGTCACAAAGTAGGGTAGTGCTCAGACTTTTGAATGCGACCTTTCTTCAAGAAAGTTCAGAATTGAAGGTCAAATTCTGTACAATATCTTCTAAAGTTATTAACATGTCTCATTATCTTTCTTtccacaaaaaaagaaaagcaaccaATCGAATTAATAATTTGTTTGACAATGGATAGTAACACGTGGTTTACAAATGAAGAGTCCAGCCAAAGGACTTTCTGTGTTTTTCCCGAACGGATTTCAGCCTAATTACTATCTTGCGTTGACGGATAACACACGGCCATTTTTCGTAGAGGCCCGTGTTCAGAAGGGTTTGAATTGTTGAATTTGGTTCCTCCACAGAAAAGGATTGTTGAATTTGGAAAACTTATCCAATTTGGAAAACTTTCCAtcacccaccaccaccaccagaaaaaagaaaaaagaaaaaaaaaacaaagggagGGTTCTGTCATGCACTGATCACTACTAAGCTTGCTACCAGTTCTCCACATGGAAGTCGAGCAAACGCCTAATTTTGATAGATTACAGCAGCTCAAAGCCTTTGACGAGTCACAAGCAGGAGTTAAAGGTGTAGCGGACGCCGGAATTTCAAGAATTCCAAGCATTTTTGTCCGGCCGGCAGATGAGCTCGCCGGAGACTACCCAGTATCGGAAACCAATTTGCAAATTCCGGTGGTGGACCTCGCTGGCCGGAGGGAGGAGGTGGTTGAGAAGCTGAAGACGGCTGCCAGGTCCATGGGATTTTTCCAGGTGGTGAACCATGGAGTTCCCGCGCGGGTGTTGGAGGAAATGCTGAGCAGGGCGCGCGACTTTCACGAGCTGCCGCATGAAGAGAAGCGCGTGTATTACACGCGCCAGACAAGTAAGAAGGTCCAGTACACCAGTAATTTTGATTTGTACAAGTCTAGGTCTGCCAACTGGAGGGATACTCTGTTCTGTGTTATGGGACCTGAGCCCCTTGATCCTCTTCAGTTGCCTGAGGTCTGCAGGTACTGATGTGCTCTTGCTTATGGTTtctatttttgtatttagtCATGCATTCACTGAAAATTAGTTAGATTATTCGCTGAATATGTGATGTTGTTGATTCAATAGTGTTACAGTTTCAAGAATATTTCAATATCACTCTGTAGATATGACTCTACAAAAGTGGAAGGCACGGTTTTTTGTAAAATTTGCAAATGTGGAAAGTGGTATTCACTGAAGGCACCTGGTAGATTAGATTAGAACTTGGAATAAAAAGTATGATCAACCATGATGGGTAGAATAATTGTCCTTAATTTGCCTAGGCTCTCTTGCAAATTGTCGCATTAGCTATGAAACTCATTGAGGTCTACGGCTCGGAATACAAAATTTTCTTGCTTGACATGGTAAATTTTGTACTGCACCAGTCTTTCAAATCGAATGATCTGGCCTACTTGCTAATAGAAATACTTGGCGTGATGCTGCTTGCTGGAGTTGCTTAATTATCAATGGAAGCTTCATGTGTGAATGTAGAAATGTAGCCACCAATTTCAAGCAATTAATGTGTATTCTTTTGCTCTGTGTTTTCTCCTCGATTGTTTCTCTGCTCCTGCAACAAACTTTGTTTTATCCTTGGCAAGAAGGTAATCTTTTTGTAAACGTTCATGTTCATTTATAGACAATGCCTATATCCAAAAACCTAATTCTGCTTATCTTTGTAGAGTAATGAGCCACTAAAGGATGGGGGAAAGCTTTCTTGCTTCTTTAGCATGTTTACATTATCAACATCCTTAAATGTGCAACTTATCTAGTTTCAACAATTGAAGTTGTTGAGTTGTTGGATTTTGTGTTTCACGTTACGAGTAGAGACATACTCATGGAGTACACTGAGCAAATGAGAAAACTTGGGACTGCTCTATTTGAACTATTGTCGGAGGCACTTGGGCTCAAAAGTGATCATCTCGTGGGCATGGATTGTGCAGAGGCGCAGGCAGTCTTGTCTCACTATTACCCAGCTTGTCCTGAGCCTGAACTTACTATGGGCACTAGCAAACATTCTGACCCTGATTTTCTTACAATTCTTCTTCAAGATCATATTGGAGGACTTCAGGTACTTCACCAAAACCACTGGGTGAACGTTCCTCCTGTAGCAGGAGCTTTAGTAGTGAATGTTGGTGATCTCTTGCAGGTATGCTCTAGTCACCTATCATATTATCTTTCAGCATCAAGTCGATTTCGTTTTTGTTGTTGCATGTGCTATTTGTCTACATTGAACTGTTTTACTTGGTTATTGTGATTCCCGCATTTATAGTTTCAAATGCTAATCTTGTGGATAATACATCCTCTATGCGTGTAAATGTATTTGTTTCTGTAATACATCTATTAGAAAAAGCTTGATGGGCATGATGGAGTAGTATATGTGAGCATAATACACCATTTCTTAGCAAAAAGGGAGTAGCATACATCTCCCTTTTATACTGGAGAATGGCTTCCTTATAAATTTGTGCATTATCCAGCATCAGAAACacaaaaaggttaaaaaagaaCAATGAATAGTCGGAGAAGTAAGATTTGACATTAGAAATCATGTACAACAAAAACACCAAAGAAGGTTAATAACCTTGCccattttctacaatttctcaCTGTAAAATCATTGGCATATGTTCTTCTGGAATGTGATCTTTCCAAAGGGTTTGCTATTACCGTGAGAGACTATCTTGTTCGAGAATTTCTTAGCATTTTTTAATaaccgccccccccccccccccaaaaacccCCTTGCAGCTTATTTCCAATGATCAGTTTATAAGCGTAGAGCATCGAGTTCGAGCAAACCACGTCGGGCCAAGAGTATCCATAGCATGCTTTTTCAAGCCACATCTTTACCCATCAACACGGTTGTATGGACCGATGAAGGAATTATCGTCAGAAGATAATCCTCCAGTTTACAGAGAGACAACAATGCAAGAATTCGTTGCCTACTATAATTCAAAGGGACTGGACGGTGTTCCTGCTTTGCTGCATTTCAAGTTGGAAAGAACATGATGAAAATTGTACTAATTATACTGATCGAAGTTATCAATAAAGGGTTTGCTCTGCTTTCAAGTAGTAATAACAAGGGGTAAATGAAATTCCATGTTATGCTTTTTTGTACTGTCTTGATGATAGTTTGCATTTTACCCCATTTATTCTGTAATTTATGTATCAGATGTTACATCCCTATAATTCTCGAATATAAGAAGTTCTTTAGCTTTCCTTGTACCAAGTTCTCGTTTTCCAGGTTGTGATGCTACCATGGGTAATAGGATTGCAAATGAATCTTTGTCCACAGAACTAAAATTTGTTGGGAACTAAAGCGAACACTTTTTATTTGTTAGGAACTAAAATTGCGCATTTTGATTCTGGAGAACTAAAATTTCACATTAGTAACCTATGAAGAGTGATTAGTGCAATTCTTCTTTCAGTTATCTTAAACCAGACTGTAAAATATAAAGTCACACTTCTTTCCAAGCGTTAGAATATAAGCAGTCTAAAGGTGATTCATTAAAGTCAAACCTCCAGGCAATTGCTGACTAGAAGCCGACTCAATGGATCTTAAACACTCGCACttctaaaatattaaaaatatagaCTGGGTGCCTATGCTGAGGTCATGTAGTACAAGATTAAAGTTGGTGAACGCAATTGTATCAGAAAACGGTATATTTTATCGAAGCATCATAAAACCAGTCAATTGCTGGTGCATATCCCTATATGATTTCAGCATTGTTCATGCCTAATTAAGGTCCAATCTGGTTGCGTTTGCGTCCATTCCCATGCTACATGGCAAATGTGGATGCCTGAAGCATGCACAGGCGTCAAGTATCCAT
This region of Coffea arabica cultivar ET-39 chromosome 3c, Coffea Arabica ET-39 HiFi, whole genome shotgun sequence genomic DNA includes:
- the LOC113734267 gene encoding 1-aminocyclopropane-1-carboxylate oxidase homolog 1-like, which produces MEVEQTPNFDRLQQLKAFDESQAGVKGVADAGISRIPSIFVRPADELAGDYPVSETNLQIPVVDLAGRREEVVEKLKTAARSMGFFQVVNHGVPARVLEEMLSRARDFHELPHEEKRVYYTRQTSKKVQYTSNFDLYKSRSANWRDTLFCVMGPEPLDPLQLPEVCRDILMEYTEQMRKLGTALFELLSEALGLKSDHLVGMDCAEAQAVLSHYYPACPEPELTMGTSKHSDPDFLTILLQDHIGGLQVLHQNHWVNVPPVAGALVVNVGDLLQLISNDQFISVEHRVRANHVGPRVSIACFFKPHLYPSTRLYGPMKELSSEDNPPVYRETTMQEFVAYYNSKGLDGVPALLHFKLERT